In one Triplophysa rosa linkage group LG13, Trosa_1v2, whole genome shotgun sequence genomic region, the following are encoded:
- the arl3l2 gene encoding ADP ribosylation factor like GTPase 3, like 2, producing MFCFQGFNIRSVASHGMKLNVWDIGSQRKISAFWKKYLEKTDLLIYIIDSIDKKHFEETGMELSELIDEENLAGIPVLVFANKQDLTAACPASEIAKGLNLHTYRDRVWQIQACSAVTGEGVQVRNNLKTSPITSAFSHSTTSFSVYIYKMV from the exons atgttttgttttcagggCTTTAACATTAGGAGTGTGGCCTCACATGGGATGAAACTGAATGTTTGGGATATCGGCAGTCAGAGGAAGATCAGTGCTTTCTGGAAAAAATACCTAGAAAAAACTGATTTATTG ATTTACATCATCGACAGCATTGACAAAAAGCACTTTGAGGAAACAGGAATG GAACTGTCAGAGCTGATCGATGAGGAAAACCTCGCCGGCATTCCCGTCCTGGTTTTTGCGAATAAGCAGGATTTGACAGCGGCGTGTCCGGCCAGTGAGATCGCCAAGGGTCTGAACCTGCACACGTACAGAGACAGAGTCTGGCAGATACAGGCCTGTTCTGCAGTCACGGGAGAGGGTGTACAGGTGAGAAATAACCTGAAAACGTCTCCCATCACTTCAGCTTTTTCACATTCTACAACAAGTTTCTCCGTATATATTTACAAGATGGTATGA
- the rgs14a gene encoding regulator of G-protein signaling 14a isoform X1, translating to MVAIRLLGQTFCRLAKETSLQIKLSRSRVLKMSASMRQVNRDMSRQTQAVSDGELNVQQLSSAGGSSSSLSESCSRSGGPHGPEGPASRVVSWAVCFERLLEDHVGVRYFTEFLKSEVSAENILFYQACERFKKIPTTKLNELKKEARSIYDTFLSESSLHAVNIDDTAQTEETSLDTPTPDMFDKAQQQIFKLMKMDSYTRFVRSQLYQNCMLACVEGRPLPNIGTPEPKSKASKKTSTPPSNRKSVELKALSSDSKSNRKKRLEKRGSWGADGSYQQVTVSHKESQISVKSSSSLELVSGFGRTENVRCSVSISDPETLSSTAVKYCCVYLPDGTASLAPAKPGVTLRDMLSSLCEKRGFPLTDVFIYLHGKDKPLALDQDSSVFGDQQLNLQLKVTFVLEVLFSGRKLGIITKSSKNLVDVISAVLQKHQLRPQDVQVTMSSSDEPLSMSTNVYRLAGKTLCLDRVKVGLETRDGSPAPRVNSRTRQLQEMDGLVEMLSRAQCSRVEDQRGLLTKEQLELPKFLQLSAGNGTLTSCDASQDELCVL from the exons ATGGTGGCGATACGGCTTTTGGGTCAGACCTTTTGTCGTCTGGCTAAAGAAACATCTTTACAGATAAAGTTAAGCAGGAGTCGCGTTTTAAAGATGAGTGCAAGCATGCGGCAGGTGAATAGAGACATGAGTAGACAG acgCAGGCGGTGTCTGATGGGG AACTGAATGTCCAGCAGTTGTCCAGCGCCGGTGGAAGCAGTTCTAGTCTGTCCGAGAGCTGCAGCAGGTCAGGAGGCCCTCATGGTCCCGAGGGTCCGGCCAGCAGGGTGGTCAGCTGGGCGGTGTGTTTTGAACGGCTGCTTGAAGACCACGTTGGTGTGCGCTACTTCACC GAGTTTCTCAAATCCGAGGTGAGCGCTGAGAATATTCTGTTCTACCAAGCCTGCGAAAGATTCAAGAAAATCCCAACCACCAAACTGAATGAG ctgaagaaagaggcGCGCTCCATCTATGACACTTTTCTGTCGGAAAGCTCTCTGCATGCGGTTAACATCGATGATACCGCCCAGACGGAGGAAACCTCCCTGGACACGCCAACACCTGACATGTTCGATAAAGCCCAGCAACAG ATCTTTAAGCTGATGAAAATGGACAGCTATACTCGTTTCGTGCGCTCTCAGCTCTATCAAAACTGTATGTTGGCCTGTGTGGAGGGTCGTCCTCTGCCCAACATCGGAACTCCAGAACCCAAGAGTAAAGCGTCCAAAAAGACCTCCACACCCCCCAGTAACAGAAAG AGCGTCGAGCTAAAAGCCCTGTCATCAGACAGCAAAAGCAACAGGAAGAAGAGGTTAGAGAAGAGAGGATCATGGGGAG CAGACGGGTCGTACCAGCAAGTGACGGTGTCACATAAAGAGTCTCAGATCTCTGTGAAGTCCAGCAGCAGTCTTGAGTTAGTCTCTGGATTCGGCCGAACTGAG AATGTCCGCTGCAGTGTGTCCATCTCTGATCCAGAGACTTTGAGTTCTACAGCAGTTAAGTACTGCTGCGTCTATCTGCCGGACGGTACGGCCAGCCTCGCACCGGCCAAACCGGGTGTGACTCTCCGAGACATGCTGAGCAGTCTGTGTGAGAAGAGAGGATTCCCTCTGACAGACGTCTTCATCTACCTTCACGGCAAAGACAAG CCTCTTGCTCTAGATCAAGACAGTTCTGTGTTTGGAGATCAACAGCTCAATTTGCAACTCAAAGTTACTTTTGT ACTGGAGGTTTTGTTTTCTGGAAGGAAGTTAGGAATCATCACAAAGTCGAGTAAGAATTTGGTGGACGTGATTTCTGCCGTCCTGCAGAAGCATCAGCTGCGGCCGCAGGATGTACAGGTCACAATG AGCAGCTCAGACGAACCTTTAAGCATGAGCACCAATGTGTACCGTCTGGCCGGCAAAACTTTGTGTTTGGACCGAGTTAAAG tcGGTTTGGAGACTCGAGATGGTTCACCAGCACCCAGAGTTAATTCTAGAACCAGACAACTCCAGGAGATGGACG GTCTTGTCGAGATGTTGTCTCGTGCCCAGTGCAGTCGGGTGGAGGACCAGCGAGGTTTACTCACCAAAGAACAGCTGGAGTTACCGAAGTTCCTGCAGCTGTCAGCAGGAAATGGAACTCTGACTTCCTGTGACGCATCACAAGATGAACTTTGTGTTCTTTGA
- the rgs14a gene encoding regulator of G-protein signaling 14a isoform X2, producing MVAIRLLGQTFCRLAKETSLQIKLSRSRVLKMSASMRQVNRDMSRQTQAVSDGELNVQQLSSAGGSSSSLSESCSRSGGPHGPEGPASRVVSWAVCFERLLEDHVGVRYFTEFLKSEVSAENILFYQACERFKKIPTTKLNELKKEARSIYDTFLSESSLHAVNIDDTAQTEETSLDTPTPDMFDKAQQQIFKLMKMDSYTRFVRSQLYQNCMLACVEGRPLPNIGTPEPKSKASKKTSTPPSNRKSVELKALSSDSKSNRKKRLEKRGSWGDGSYQQVTVSHKESQISVKSSSSLELVSGFGRTENVRCSVSISDPETLSSTAVKYCCVYLPDGTASLAPAKPGVTLRDMLSSLCEKRGFPLTDVFIYLHGKDKPLALDQDSSVFGDQQLNLQLKVTFVLEVLFSGRKLGIITKSSKNLVDVISAVLQKHQLRPQDVQVTMSSSDEPLSMSTNVYRLAGKTLCLDRVKVGLETRDGSPAPRVNSRTRQLQEMDGLVEMLSRAQCSRVEDQRGLLTKEQLELPKFLQLSAGNGTLTSCDASQDELCVL from the exons ATGGTGGCGATACGGCTTTTGGGTCAGACCTTTTGTCGTCTGGCTAAAGAAACATCTTTACAGATAAAGTTAAGCAGGAGTCGCGTTTTAAAGATGAGTGCAAGCATGCGGCAGGTGAATAGAGACATGAGTAGACAG acgCAGGCGGTGTCTGATGGGG AACTGAATGTCCAGCAGTTGTCCAGCGCCGGTGGAAGCAGTTCTAGTCTGTCCGAGAGCTGCAGCAGGTCAGGAGGCCCTCATGGTCCCGAGGGTCCGGCCAGCAGGGTGGTCAGCTGGGCGGTGTGTTTTGAACGGCTGCTTGAAGACCACGTTGGTGTGCGCTACTTCACC GAGTTTCTCAAATCCGAGGTGAGCGCTGAGAATATTCTGTTCTACCAAGCCTGCGAAAGATTCAAGAAAATCCCAACCACCAAACTGAATGAG ctgaagaaagaggcGCGCTCCATCTATGACACTTTTCTGTCGGAAAGCTCTCTGCATGCGGTTAACATCGATGATACCGCCCAGACGGAGGAAACCTCCCTGGACACGCCAACACCTGACATGTTCGATAAAGCCCAGCAACAG ATCTTTAAGCTGATGAAAATGGACAGCTATACTCGTTTCGTGCGCTCTCAGCTCTATCAAAACTGTATGTTGGCCTGTGTGGAGGGTCGTCCTCTGCCCAACATCGGAACTCCAGAACCCAAGAGTAAAGCGTCCAAAAAGACCTCCACACCCCCCAGTAACAGAAAG AGCGTCGAGCTAAAAGCCCTGTCATCAGACAGCAAAAGCAACAGGAAGAAGAGGTTAGAGAAGAGAGGATCATGGGGAG ACGGGTCGTACCAGCAAGTGACGGTGTCACATAAAGAGTCTCAGATCTCTGTGAAGTCCAGCAGCAGTCTTGAGTTAGTCTCTGGATTCGGCCGAACTGAG AATGTCCGCTGCAGTGTGTCCATCTCTGATCCAGAGACTTTGAGTTCTACAGCAGTTAAGTACTGCTGCGTCTATCTGCCGGACGGTACGGCCAGCCTCGCACCGGCCAAACCGGGTGTGACTCTCCGAGACATGCTGAGCAGTCTGTGTGAGAAGAGAGGATTCCCTCTGACAGACGTCTTCATCTACCTTCACGGCAAAGACAAG CCTCTTGCTCTAGATCAAGACAGTTCTGTGTTTGGAGATCAACAGCTCAATTTGCAACTCAAAGTTACTTTTGT ACTGGAGGTTTTGTTTTCTGGAAGGAAGTTAGGAATCATCACAAAGTCGAGTAAGAATTTGGTGGACGTGATTTCTGCCGTCCTGCAGAAGCATCAGCTGCGGCCGCAGGATGTACAGGTCACAATG AGCAGCTCAGACGAACCTTTAAGCATGAGCACCAATGTGTACCGTCTGGCCGGCAAAACTTTGTGTTTGGACCGAGTTAAAG tcGGTTTGGAGACTCGAGATGGTTCACCAGCACCCAGAGTTAATTCTAGAACCAGACAACTCCAGGAGATGGACG GTCTTGTCGAGATGTTGTCTCGTGCCCAGTGCAGTCGGGTGGAGGACCAGCGAGGTTTACTCACCAAAGAACAGCTGGAGTTACCGAAGTTCCTGCAGCTGTCAGCAGGAAATGGAACTCTGACTTCCTGTGACGCATCACAAGATGAACTTTGTGTTCTTTGA
- the rgs14a gene encoding regulator of G-protein signaling 14a isoform X3 has protein sequence MSKKMKSLVVPEGHMTQAVSDGELNVQQLSSAGGSSSSLSESCSRSGGPHGPEGPASRVVSWAVCFERLLEDHVGVRYFTEFLKSEVSAENILFYQACERFKKIPTTKLNELKKEARSIYDTFLSESSLHAVNIDDTAQTEETSLDTPTPDMFDKAQQQIFKLMKMDSYTRFVRSQLYQNCMLACVEGRPLPNIGTPEPKSKASKKTSTPPSNRKSVELKALSSDSKSNRKKRLEKRGSWGADGSYQQVTVSHKESQISVKSSSSLELVSGFGRTENVRCSVSISDPETLSSTAVKYCCVYLPDGTASLAPAKPGVTLRDMLSSLCEKRGFPLTDVFIYLHGKDKPLALDQDSSVFGDQQLNLQLKVTFVLEVLFSGRKLGIITKSSKNLVDVISAVLQKHQLRPQDVQVTMSSSDEPLSMSTNVYRLAGKTLCLDRVKVGLETRDGSPAPRVNSRTRQLQEMDGLVEMLSRAQCSRVEDQRGLLTKEQLELPKFLQLSAGNGTLTSCDASQDELCVL, from the exons ATGTCcaagaaaatgaaaagtctggTAGTGCCGGAGGGGCATATG acgCAGGCGGTGTCTGATGGGG AACTGAATGTCCAGCAGTTGTCCAGCGCCGGTGGAAGCAGTTCTAGTCTGTCCGAGAGCTGCAGCAGGTCAGGAGGCCCTCATGGTCCCGAGGGTCCGGCCAGCAGGGTGGTCAGCTGGGCGGTGTGTTTTGAACGGCTGCTTGAAGACCACGTTGGTGTGCGCTACTTCACC GAGTTTCTCAAATCCGAGGTGAGCGCTGAGAATATTCTGTTCTACCAAGCCTGCGAAAGATTCAAGAAAATCCCAACCACCAAACTGAATGAG ctgaagaaagaggcGCGCTCCATCTATGACACTTTTCTGTCGGAAAGCTCTCTGCATGCGGTTAACATCGATGATACCGCCCAGACGGAGGAAACCTCCCTGGACACGCCAACACCTGACATGTTCGATAAAGCCCAGCAACAG ATCTTTAAGCTGATGAAAATGGACAGCTATACTCGTTTCGTGCGCTCTCAGCTCTATCAAAACTGTATGTTGGCCTGTGTGGAGGGTCGTCCTCTGCCCAACATCGGAACTCCAGAACCCAAGAGTAAAGCGTCCAAAAAGACCTCCACACCCCCCAGTAACAGAAAG AGCGTCGAGCTAAAAGCCCTGTCATCAGACAGCAAAAGCAACAGGAAGAAGAGGTTAGAGAAGAGAGGATCATGGGGAG CAGACGGGTCGTACCAGCAAGTGACGGTGTCACATAAAGAGTCTCAGATCTCTGTGAAGTCCAGCAGCAGTCTTGAGTTAGTCTCTGGATTCGGCCGAACTGAG AATGTCCGCTGCAGTGTGTCCATCTCTGATCCAGAGACTTTGAGTTCTACAGCAGTTAAGTACTGCTGCGTCTATCTGCCGGACGGTACGGCCAGCCTCGCACCGGCCAAACCGGGTGTGACTCTCCGAGACATGCTGAGCAGTCTGTGTGAGAAGAGAGGATTCCCTCTGACAGACGTCTTCATCTACCTTCACGGCAAAGACAAG CCTCTTGCTCTAGATCAAGACAGTTCTGTGTTTGGAGATCAACAGCTCAATTTGCAACTCAAAGTTACTTTTGT ACTGGAGGTTTTGTTTTCTGGAAGGAAGTTAGGAATCATCACAAAGTCGAGTAAGAATTTGGTGGACGTGATTTCTGCCGTCCTGCAGAAGCATCAGCTGCGGCCGCAGGATGTACAGGTCACAATG AGCAGCTCAGACGAACCTTTAAGCATGAGCACCAATGTGTACCGTCTGGCCGGCAAAACTTTGTGTTTGGACCGAGTTAAAG tcGGTTTGGAGACTCGAGATGGTTCACCAGCACCCAGAGTTAATTCTAGAACCAGACAACTCCAGGAGATGGACG GTCTTGTCGAGATGTTGTCTCGTGCCCAGTGCAGTCGGGTGGAGGACCAGCGAGGTTTACTCACCAAAGAACAGCTGGAGTTACCGAAGTTCCTGCAGCTGTCAGCAGGAAATGGAACTCTGACTTCCTGTGACGCATCACAAGATGAACTTTGTGTTCTTTGA